The following coding sequences are from one Musa acuminata AAA Group cultivar baxijiao chromosome BXJ1-6, Cavendish_Baxijiao_AAA, whole genome shotgun sequence window:
- the LOC135676065 gene encoding caltractin-like — MASLNSRMGSRREKPRSRHHGLNQQKRQEIKEVFDLFDTDQSGSLDAKELNVAMRALGFEMTEEDINRLMVEIDKDRNGAIDFEEFLHMMTAKIGERDSKEELTRAFRILDQDNNGRISDVDIQRVANDLGEKFTISEIREMIEAADLNGDGEVDAEEFMRIMKRTSYGY, encoded by the exons ATG GCAAGTCTTAACTCTAGGATGGGTTCCAGGAGGGAAAAACCTAGATCTCGCCATCATGGATTGAACCAACAGAAGAGGCAGGAGATCAAGGAGGTGTTTGACCTTTTCGATACCGATCAATCTG GCAGCCTTGACGCGAAGGAGTTGAATGTCGCCATGAG GGCACTGGGGTTTGAAATGACAGAAGAG GATATCAATCGTTTGATGGTTGAAATAGACAAAGATCGAAATGGAGCAATTGATTTCGAGGAATTTCTTCACATGATGACAGCCAAGATTGGAGAAAGGGACAGCAAAGAAGAACTTACGAGAGCTTTTCGCATTCTTGACCAGGATAACAAT GGGAGAATTTCTGATGTTGATATCCAGCGAGTTGCTAATGATTTGGGTGAGAAATTTACAATTAGCGAGATAAGAGAGATGATAGAAGCAGCAGACCTTAATG GTGATGGAGAAGTCGATGCCGAGGAATTTATGAGGATTATGAAAAGGACAAGCTATGGTTATTAG